GGCTTGCTTGACCGTTCGGCTGACGCGCTGCGACGGCCCCTGGTTTCATGACTCCCCTACAACCGGACCGACTCGCCCGGTTTCAACACGACGCAGCGGGCCAGGTCGCCCACTTTGTCAACGAACTCATTCGGGTCCTGCTCAATCACCGGGAAGGTATTGTAGTGGACCGGGATCACGGTGCCGGCGCCGATCATGCGCACCGCCTCCACGGCATCGTCGATCCCCATGGTGTAGTTGTCCCCGATGGGCATGATCACCACGTCCGGCTTCTCCAGTCGGCCGATCAGGGCCATGTCACCGAAGAGCCCCGTGTCGCCCGTGTTGTAGATCGTCTTCCCGTCGAACCGCACGATGATGCCCGCCGGATTGCCCAGGTACACGATGGTCCCGTCGTCCGCGGTGATCGACGAACTGTGGGTCGCCTGCGTGAGCTTGACGCGCCCGAAGGGAAAGGCGTACGCACCGCCGATCCCCAAATCGTGCGTTTCGGCGCCCTGGGCCTCGCAGTAGTTGGCGAGTTCGAAGGAGGCGATGATCGTCGCACCGCTCCGCCGGGCGATGGGCACCGCGTCGCCGATATGGTCGCCGTGCCCGTGGGTCAGCAGGATGTAGTCGGGATTCAGGTCGTCGGCTGAAATCGTCGCCAGGGGATTGCCCGTGATGAAGGGATCGAACAGCAGGTCGTGGCTGCCGTCCGACAGCGAGTAGCTGGCATGCGCGTGATAGGTGAGTTCGGCCATGGCTTTAGTACCTCATCTGGAAATGAGAAAACGGCCGGGGTGGCGTATCGTCCCCGGCCGCTTCTGAAGGATTGGATCGCAGTTTACCGGTCGGTCTGGCCGGATCGCGCTGACTGGTCCGTACTCAGACGGCGGCGCGGGCGGCCGCCAGGGCGTACTCAGACGGAGGCGCGGGCGGCCGCCAGGGCGGCGTCGTAATCCGGTTCTTCGGTAATTTCCGTTACGTACTCCACGTACCGCACGGTGTCGGAAGCGTCGATGACGAATACGGCGCGCGACAGCAGGCGCAGTTCCTTGATCACGGCGCCGTAGGCCACGCCCAGGGAAGTGTCGCGGTGGTCGGAAAGCGCCGTCACGTTGTCGGCGCCCGCATCGCCGCACCAGCGCTTCTGGGCGAAGGGCAGGTCCGCGCTGACCGCCAGCACCGCCACGTTGTCGCCGAGGCCCGCGGCTTCCTGATTGAACCGGCGGATTTCGGTGTCGCAAACCGGTGTGTCGAGGGACGGCACGAGGCAGATGACCTTCACCTTGCCCTCATAACTCGCCAGGGTAACGGCGGAAAGGTCGTCGGCCAGCACGGAAAAGTCCGGCGCCGCGTCTCCCACCTTCACCTCGTCGCCTACCAGGGTCAGTCCATTGCCTTGAAAGGTCGCCGCACCGGCTCTTTCTGTCGCCATGATGTCTGTTCTCCTTGATCGGATCGTTGGATGGGAAAGGCTTGTTAAAGCACCGGCGCAACCTACGCGCGGACACCCCCGCTGTCAAGGGATTATACCTGCTGTCAAGGGAATGTCCCCGCCCGCTTAAGCAGCGAAATCGCGCCGTCAAAGGCCTCGGCCGTGCGTTCCACGTCTTCGGTGGTATGGACCGAAGAAGTGAGCCCGTCGACCCCCATGCAGTCCACGCCGTTCAGGAGCAGCGCCTGGCGTATGGCGTGCAGCATGTCCGCGTCGCCCCGGCGGTCCGCGGTGGCTGTCCCCGCCGACAGGATCTTGAACCCGGAGAAGGAGCCGTAGACCCGCCAGTCGTCCAGTCCGTTGGCGGCCAGCACCTCCGACATGCGGGTGCGCAGCTGTGCCGCCCGTTCGTTGGCGACGGCGATGTCGCGGCCATCGGCGATGCGCCTGAGCATGGCGATGCCCGCGGCCGCGGAAAGAGGGTTCGCGTTGAAGGTCCCGTAGTGCAGCATCTTCTTGTCGGTCTGCCACTCCGCGTCGTCCCGAAGTTCCAGCAGTTCCAGGATGTCCGCGCGACCCACCAGGGCGCCGCCGTTCAGTCCCGCGGCCACGATCTTGGCCAGCGTGCTCAGGTCCGGCCGGACTCCGTAATACTCCTGCGCGCCGCCCGGCGCGCACCGGAACCCCGTGACCACCTCGTCCATGACGAAGATCACGCCGTGCCGCTCGGTGAGTTCCCGCAGCCCTGGGACGATGTCATCGGACAACTCCACGCCGCCGAACATGGCGCCCGTCGGTTCCAGGATGAGGCAGGCGACGTCGTTGTCGCGCCTGAGGACGTCCGCCACGCGGTCCAGGTTGACCTCCGGCAGGCTGATCAGCGTATCGAATACCTCCCGCAACACGCCCGGCATGGGCTGCTTGTTCTCCGGTCCGACCCCGTCCAGCACCTGGTCGTGCCAGCCGTGGTAATGCCCCCGGAACTTGATGACCTTGCGCCGTCCCGTGAAGGTCCGCGCCAGCCGGATGGCCATGAGCGTCGCTTCCGTGCCGGATGAAACAAACCGGACCGTCTCCGCGGAGGGCATGAGCTGCCGGATCAGGTCCGCCCATTCGATCTCGAGTTCGTGGCAGGCGCCGTAGTGGGTGCCCCGAGCCGCCTGCTCCGCGATCGCTTCGACGATTACCGGATGACTGTGCCCAAGAATCAGGGATCCGTGCCCCATCCAGTAGTCGATGACCTCCCGGCCCTCCACCGACCACTTGCGCGACCCCTGGGCGCGGTCGATGTATACCGGGAAAGGGCGCATGAACCGGCCGTCGTGGGTCACCCCGTTGGGGAACCGCTCGAGCGCGCGCTCGTACAGCGCGGCCGACTGGCCGAAGGCCTGCCGATAGGTAGTTTCGAGCATCGTCATGGGGGTCGTCTCAACGAAAACGCCGTGCACCAGTTGTGCTGTTTGCCTGGCGTGCTTTGACTGGATGCACCGGGATTTCGGAAGTGCGTTGATTATGCTGCAACTGAATGGCGTACTGCACTTACTGAAGTCTGACGGATCCCTACAATATGGAGGGAGTGGAAGGGGATGACAAGGCCTATCTCGTCGGCGCGGGGGAGGGGTTTCGGCTTGACTTTCTGCCTGAAGATCGTAGGTTAAGCAATTAGTAATGTCGTTACCAAGACGATCGATGACTTGCCCATCCGGGATTCCAATCTGTGTCGTTCAACCAACCAATAGTAATCGGAATGCGGTCCGTGAAAAGATGCGCTGGACGACGGCCAGGTACCGCCCTGGCAGCCTTCCTCGTGGTCATGTTCTGCATGGCGATCGGTGCCGGTGCGACGATTGGCGTTCCGGTCGCCTCGGCCGGTGAAGTCAATGAGAAGAAACCGGCCGAACCCGACTGGCAACGGCTCGACAAGGCCCTCGCGCTGGCCAAAGACTCCGGCAAGCTCATCATCGTCAACTTTTATACCGACTGGTGTCCCAACTGCCAAAGGATGAATGAGAAGACCTATCGGGACGAGGCCGTCCTGAAGCAACTGAGCAGATCCTTCATCCCGGTGAAGCTGAACGCGGAGTCCTCCCGCCCGCTGATCATCGAAGGCCGGACCCTGACGGAGTACCAGCTGGCCCTGGTGTTCCGGGTGAGCAGCTATCCCACCACGTGGTTTCTTACCTCGGATGGACGTCCTCTCCTGCCCGTCAAGGGATACTACAGCCCTGATCTCTTCGCGCCCATGTTGCGTTTCGTCGAAGGCGGATGGTACGAGAAGATGGACTTCGACATGTACATGGAGCGGGAGAAGCGCGGCGAGAAATAACAATAAAAAAGCGGCGCCGGTGAACTCCCGCCGGGGCAATGGCAGACGGATCGTGTCAAATCCGTTCAAGAGTTCACGTGACGCCGCAGTTTACTAGCAGGCTGCGTTTAGTCCGCGTAGGCGGCCAGGCGGCTGCCGTGGCGGGTATGGCGCAGCTTGTTGATGGCCTTCTGCTTGATCTGGCGGATCCGTTCCCGCGTCAGGCCGAATCGAACCCCGATCTCTTCCAGCGTGTACGGCCGGTCCGAGTTCAGGCCGAAGTACAGGTTCAACACCTCGCTCTCGCGATCGGTCAGGTTCGATACCGCACGCCTCACTTCCGTCCGCAGCAGCTCTTCCTGCAGTGCCTCGTCCGGCATCTTGCTGTCCTGGTCGCGAAGCCGGTCCATCAGGGTATAGGCATCCTGGTCACCCACCGGCGCGTCCAGCGATAGCGGCGTGCTTGCCCATTCCGGCAGGGCGGAATGGCGGCCCTTGCCGTAACTCCGCTCCTCAATCTCGTCGCCGCCGTCCCCGGATGTTTCCCCGGCCTGGGCCATTTCGGCTTCACGCTTCTTGATGGAACGCTCGATCCGGCGCAGTTCCTCGATCTTGTTGACGGGCAGCCGGATC
The genomic region above belongs to Gemmatimonadota bacterium and contains:
- a CDS encoding metal-dependent hydrolase, with the translated sequence MAELTYHAHASYSLSDGSHDLLFDPFITGNPLATISADDLNPDYILLTHGHGDHIGDAVPIARRSGATIIASFELANYCEAQGAETHDLGIGGAYAFPFGRVKLTQATHSSSITADDGTIVYLGNPAGIIVRFDGKTIYNTGDTGLFGDMALIGRLEKPDVVIMPIGDNYTMGIDDAVEAVRMIGAGTVIPVHYNTFPVIEQDPNEFVDKVGDLARCVVLKPGESVRL
- the tpx gene encoding thiol peroxidase gives rise to the protein MATERAGAATFQGNGLTLVGDEVKVGDAAPDFSVLADDLSAVTLASYEGKVKVICLVPSLDTPVCDTEIRRFNQEAAGLGDNVAVLAVSADLPFAQKRWCGDAGADNVTALSDHRDTSLGVAYGAVIKELRLLSRAVFVIDASDTVRYVEYVTEITEEPDYDAALAAARASV
- a CDS encoding aminotransferase class III-fold pyridoxal phosphate-dependent enzyme translates to MTMLETTYRQAFGQSAALYERALERFPNGVTHDGRFMRPFPVYIDRAQGSRKWSVEGREVIDYWMGHGSLILGHSHPVIVEAIAEQAARGTHYGACHELEIEWADLIRQLMPSAETVRFVSSGTEATLMAIRLARTFTGRRKVIKFRGHYHGWHDQVLDGVGPENKQPMPGVLREVFDTLISLPEVNLDRVADVLRRDNDVACLILEPTGAMFGGVELSDDIVPGLRELTERHGVIFVMDEVVTGFRCAPGGAQEYYGVRPDLSTLAKIVAAGLNGGALVGRADILELLELRDDAEWQTDKKMLHYGTFNANPLSAAAGIAMLRRIADGRDIAVANERAAQLRTRMSEVLAANGLDDWRVYGSFSGFKILSAGTATADRRGDADMLHAIRQALLLNGVDCMGVDGLTSSVHTTEDVERTAEAFDGAISLLKRAGTFP
- a CDS encoding thioredoxin family protein; translated protein: MKRCAGRRPGTALAAFLVVMFCMAIGAGATIGVPVASAGEVNEKKPAEPDWQRLDKALALAKDSGKLIIVNFYTDWCPNCQRMNEKTYRDEAVLKQLSRSFIPVKLNAESSRPLIIEGRTLTEYQLALVFRVSSYPTTWFLTSDGRPLLPVKGYYSPDLFAPMLRFVEGGWYEKMDFDMYMEREKRGEK
- a CDS encoding RNA polymerase sigma factor RpoD/SigA, which encodes MKLTTKIQVRDDESLDLYLKEIGDTELLTPEDEEDLARRIRDGDEKALETMIHANLRFVVVVAKQYQNQGLALSDLISEGNIGLMKAARRFDEKKGFKFISYAVWWIRQAILHALAEQARLIRLPVNKIEELRRIERSIKKREAEMAQAGETSGDGGDEIEERSYGKGRHSALPEWASTPLSLDAPVGDQDAYTLMDRLRDQDSKMPDEALQEELLRTEVRRAVSNLTDRESEVLNLYFGLNSDRPYTLEEIGVRFGLTRERIRQIKQKAINKLRHTRHGSRLAAYAD